Sequence from the Erythrolamprus reginae isolate rEryReg1 chromosome 2, rEryReg1.hap1, whole genome shotgun sequence genome:
CAGGATTTCAATCTGAGAAAAGACTGAGTCTTTTCACCATATAGTGTAGATATTAAATGCAATCAATTATTTCAGCATGGTTCAATATTCAGGATTTCATAATATACAGGCAATCCCTGAATTAAGAAGATCTGACTTAAGGACAATCCCTAGATATAAAGATGCAACTTTTGTGTTTTTAATATACAACTTATTTTCAACTGTCCCTGGAAGCATTGCACGGCTTCAATGCTTCGTTGGCTCAAGAAAGGGCAACACAGTCTGCCAATTTTAGTAACAGGCAGTCCTTTTGTAAGTATGAGTTCCAACTTACGATACAAATTTAGGTGAAACACAGAGTTAGAGAACGGAATTCATTCTTAACATAGAGACTATAGTTCACTTATTAAATTATGAAACATATGTTAAATATGgcctgaaattttatttatttatttattggatttgtatgccgcccctctccgtagactcggggcggctaacaacaatgataaaaccagcatgtaacaatccaattaataaaacaactaaaaacccttattataaaaccaaacacaaatataccatgcataacttgtaatggcctagggggaaggaatatcttaactcccccatgtctggcggcataagtgagtcttgagtagtttatgaaatcCATACTTAACTCAGAGAATAGGCGGcacacaaatataaataaataaatatttaaagaatGATGTTTTAAATAATCAACTGTACTAAGCTGATGAGAGTAAGGGGCAAACAGCATGGAAGTTTGGGGAAATTTATCTTACATGCTGTACAACCTTATTAGGGAAAATAtgaaatttgttttcttttacaatgaatTTGCTAGGTAACTTAGATTATATCACTTATTTCTGTTATTATGTACCATATGTACTTgtgtaatttaataaaaaaatgaaattaaaaagtgaatgccattcttttatttatttattattccagattactttgtattattttatttattagatttgtatgccacccctctccgtagactcggcagATTTTCCAAGGacaactgttttttttttctttaaaccaCTCTGAAAGGAATGTCTTTTTGATATGATTAGAATAGTGGTCAGATTTGTTTCACTTTCTGGAGATACAGAACCGGCAAAGTGTAACAGATCTGGACACGAAAGCATTTTACATATGGTACAGTCACAAATTCCCAGGCTCGACATGCGCACCTGTGTTGACACCCACACCCAACCCATTACTTTGCAGCATGGGGTTCTGGGTTTGTTGAGTATCTGGGATCGAGTCTAGAGTTTCTCCCGATGTCCCGCCATGTGACAGAGCCCCAGAGGGAGTATCCGAGCACCTCACTGAGATCATGTGCTTAATAATGTACCTTTTCATCGGGGTCCTTCACTTCCACAAACATGCCCAGGCCGGGAGTGGCGGGAAGGTACTCTTCTCGCTGCTTATCGTACAATTGCGTCCGGTAATTCCCTGCGTGGTAAGAGGGGGGGAAGTTGGTCTCGGCACAGACCTGTCCGCTAATTTCCAAAGCCCACCGCCGCATCCTACCCACACGCATTCCCAAACTCCCCTCGCGGGACTCCAGCCCTGCTTTCCAACTCCCTCCCTTGAAACGGCCAGTCCTCCCCCAGCGCACCGATGACCATGGTCTCGTCCGGGATCTCCTCGATGAAGCATTTGCGCTCCGTTTCGCCCAAGTGGAAGTAAAGGCCCCACGCGGGCGGCGCGACCCCGGCAACCACCAGCAGCAACAAGAGCACCCTCGACCGACCACCGGGAGCCGCCATGATGCCGCGCGCTTGCGTCCCGCCTCCGCTCTCGGGCCACGTAATCGCTGCACAGCGGAGGGCAGGCCCCGCGTTCGACAGAAGGCCCcaaagactacaactcccaaggaAGTCGGGGGAAAGCCTCGAGCGCGGATTGGagagctttctctctctcctagcCAGCGGAAGCGCCGCTATGTTTGGTGCTGGTACAGTAGTTTGTAAACTAGAGAGTAGCAGAGTATCTGAACTACAGTATTCAGATTCGCAGACCAGCACTTTCAATGACCCCGCTTCTCTCCCCTGGGCCTGACTGATATATAAGAAGAGCCcaggactatctatctatctatctatctatctatctatctatctatctatctatctatctatctatctatctatctatctacctacctacctacctacctacctacctacctacctacctcggAGTCCtcaaagaagggcagcatacaaagctaataaattattattattattattattattattattaataataataatgctgcaggtagagtgctgcattgcaggccactgaagctgactgtagatctgcaggtcaatggttcaaatctcatcaccggctcaaggttgactcagccttccatccttccgaggtgggtaaaatgaggacccggattgtgggggcaataggctggctgttaaaaagtgctattgctaccatgttgtaagccgccctgagtctaaggagaagggcggcataaaaattgaataaataaatatccatccatccatccattttatatactgcccaactcctcaaggactctTATACTGCTAAGTTAATATTGTAGAATTGCCTTCTACTGACTTGTATAGGTAATCCTCCACTTAGGTTCAGAATTGAGACcccaatttctgttgttaaatgaagtaTTTGTTAAATGAGGTTTGTCTCATTTTAGGACCTttcttggcacagttgttaagtgaatcactgcctttgataatagcaatagcatttagactaatataccgctttacagccctctctaagcggtttcagAGAGAATtggcatatggcccccaacaatctgggtcctcattttaccgatcttggaaggatggaaagctgagtcaaccttgagcctactgagattcgatctgttaaactgctggcagccggtgatcagcagatgtagcttgcagtattgcactctaaccactgcaccaatgaGGCTCTGCTTATCTAACTTGATAGGTTAGCAgcctggttattaagtgagtctggcttccccattgactttgtcaggtCAAAAAGGAGATTGCATGACCCGAGACATTgctactgtcataaatatgagtcagttgacaaacatctgaattttgatgacctcaagatgctgcaacagtcgtaactctgaaaaatggtcatatgtcacttttttcagtgctgttgttacTGTGGAAAGTTCACTCCAAAAGGACAGTGCCACAAACTCCACAGCACTGGACACTCAGAAAACAGTGCCAAGAGACTCAAGCCAGGCCTTCCCATTAAGAAAACCAAGCATCAGCTGAAAGGAAAACTCATAGCAGCCTGCTGTTACAAATGTAACAAAGCTGACCACTAAAGTAGAGCCATTAAGATAAGGCGAATCAGGCTAAAATGAACTCTCCAAGTTAAACTGAAACTCACTTTTTCCTGCCCCTGAAAGGATTAAACCCCAAGGACAGGAAAAACAAAAGACCTGGGGACTAACATTAACCCAGGAAAACAAAACCCACGGAAATCAGAAACACATAAAAACCCATTAAGCTGCAGGAGCTTCAAGGGGGGTTTAAGCATAAAAGGTTGATTCACACTCCCAAGCAGCTTGCAAGCCAGGAACACTCCAGCTGTGTCACTTTTTGCTTCTTGCCTTCTTACATTAAAAGAATCCCAATTTCTGACAGCTGGCTTCTGCATCCATTTCTTCTCAGCATCTGTGGTGTGTCCCAGCTGGGTATGAATTGGGGAAAATTTCTTCCAACATAACTTTGAACGTCACTAAATGAATCAATAGGCACGTAAAGAACTAGCATTTTAACCATCCTTCCCAGAAATATATCAATGCCTTAAGTGAATTGTAAGTCACTGAATTGAATTGTAATGAATTGTAAGTCGACTACTTGTAATAGCTATTGTGATTATTTTGGGTCTTGTGAAGATGAGAGATAAATGTATTtcattgcatttattttatataGTTGAATCAGTTTTGAATCCTGCCTCATCTAGTCCACAGTTTTTTTGACAATGGTTTCCCATGTAGCTTGCCATTACTTTTTTCCTAAGGTCCAGGGAATGATTGTCTCAAGCTCacctgttttatgcttaaggtggGGACCAATGATATTAACAGCCCTACTGCAAACTCTGAAAATATGTCCATGTGaaaaatacctttaaaaaaaaacctgaattgtTCCATTAGTCACACTTTTTGATACCCAAAAGTTCACCAGCGCCGAATTAGGTTCTCCCCCACATCTAATAGTACCAAATGCAGCCCATCCACCATTCACTTATTAAGCATAAAATTAATACAAACCACCAGGAtaaattttccattttatttcacATTGTCTTCAATTTATCACCTTCCATATGCACACATAACAATGTGGCTATGAGACACTTCCATTCTGCCTTTAGAATCAACTAGTTTAGATGTTTAATAAATGGGGCACATAGTCCATAATGTCTAGAAAAATCAAGCCCCCGCTCTCCCAAGCCAATGCAGTCACAGATATCACATTTCATGGATGCCAGTTGTTTTGGTGCAAGTTAAGTTTCACTCCCAGCAAAAAAGAAACAGCTGGTATTAAAAAAAGGTTCAGGAATAAGTGAAACTATGAAATACATtcagttcaaaaaaataaatttcttgaATTAAGTTTATAGGCCACAGCAAGAAAACCACCCTCCACATAGCTGAACTACCAAAATATTCTTAAGAGTTAACTGTGTGGAAATACTATCTGAAGTGCAAAACATGCCTCTCGGAGAAGAAGCAACATTTTCTAAGTTTGAACTGTACTGTTATTTGCCTGTTTTCCATAAAAAAAGTTTATAGAAGGACTGAAGGTTCCACACAGCTTTCAAAATGGCAGACTCCCAAGTAGAGTATACAACCTATATTCCGGATTGTTTGACACAATTGcctattgttgccaagaaaaaaagGGATATGAAAATATTCCATACATTTCTCTGAAAGAGCCTTTTAGAAACCAGAGTCTATACATCTCTCCCTCCCCTTGTAAAAAAAACATCCCCAGCTGCCCCAAATTTCGGCCTCCTACACCTTAGTAAAATCGCTTGTTCCGCTCCTGGCGTTTCTGAAAAACCACAGCCCCCACCACAGCACATACAATGATGCCAAGTAGAGAACATAGTAATAGTAAGAACACTTTCCAGCCTGTCAAGGGCCCACTACGAAAGTTTCCTGTTGGATCATCTACATTatctgaagagaaaaaaaagaaagaaagccgagttatagtatatacagtattacatCCTTCTGCTACACAAAGAATCATTTAATATAGATTGGCATAATTCTGGATTATGCAGATTACATAGAATAGCTGTCCTCTCCCGAGCTTGTGAAAATCCTCCCAAATTTCTTTGCACAACAGCTAATAATCCTTCGCTGGGTAATGAAGAAAAATaatctgaaacagaattttaaacTTTGCTCTCCAAGATTCTGGTCCAGATGGGACACCGTGGTGAGCCTTTGACTGTTCTAATGCAGCACACACAATTGCAGACAAAAGTGTAGGCATTATTGCTCACATTGTACAGAATATTTACAGTAAACAGAAACTGGTTCTATTCTAAAACCCTacagggaccgtctcttgccgcatgaatcccagcgatcggttaggtcccacagtcggctttctacaggtcccgtcaattagacaatgtcgcttggcgggacctaggggaagagccttctctgtgggggccccagccctctggaatcagctcgccctggagatttgtactgcccccatcctccttgcctttcataacagTCTAAAGACTGacctatgccaccaagcttggggtcattatattcttccccctggccgatgaatgtatagtgagtttgatgattgaatggttatgtatgtattttaattgattctttagtttttagttgtaactttgaattttaattatttcaattttGATATATATTGTTCCTTTCATATGTtgtagccactccgagtcctcggagagggatggcatataaatccaatacatttaAACTTAAACTATTGTACTATGGTAAAAGTTAAACAGAGTATCTTCTTGCAAATATGAATGCACATTTACTATTGAAgttttcaaaaattcaaaataagaaaacctaaATATGGCAAGTGCAGATGTTTGACAAAGGTTTCTGTTGTGTGCCATCTAAACTCACACTGCTTATGTTGGCTATcactataaatccaataaatatataaccAGTTTATAGATCACCTGGTACACATAAACCAAAAAGATTGCCTTCATGAGTCTATAGCTTTAAAAGTAAAGTACTTTTAGGATAAGCACTGTTTGCTCCTATGGGAAATTTATTTCCCATTTTCTTCATGGAACATTCAGGGTAGAAGCATTAATAAATCACCTTTGGGTGATTTGAAAAGACTGACACTGGGCTCAATCTTTGTCCAGTCAATGTTCTCGTCCTCTGGGGAATGGTCCACCATCAACTGAAATAGCTTCATTGAAATGATATCATGATTATCTGGAAAAGAAACCAAGTTATGTTCACTGTACAgctgattaaaattaaaattcaatgacAGAATATCTTACTCTAAGTAaaagtttcttattttaaaaacttgTTGAATGTTTTTAGCAATACAGGTAACTGACAGGTGATCATTCAGGTGTAAGTCCTTACcttacaatcatttgttcagttacaaaggcactgaaaaaatgatttACAACTGGTCCTTGCATTTCCAACCACTGCACTATCCTTGTAATCAattttatgtgatcaaaattaggaTACTGGTGTGTGTTTAGGATGGTTACAGTGTTTTGGgaacatgtgatcaccatttatgaTCTTCCTggacagcttctgacaagcaaaatcagtgggggaTGTTGGATTCCATTAACTGGATGATTTGCCTAATATCTGCAGTGATTAGTTTTAACAATCATCGCAAAAAAAGCCACAAAATTAGATGCAACTACTTTTTATAATCAATTCTGGtcctaattgtggttgtaaatcatggACTATAACACATGAAATAACAGTTACTTTAACTACTAGCAGATATTTCTCACCAGATAGATCTCCTGTACCAGCAGAAGCCCCAAAGAAATAACCAGTGGGTAATCGAACTCCTGCAACATCAAAGCAGTTTTTCCATTCATTTTTACCCTCCACATCAGTCATCGCCTGCAACATAGAAGTCATCTTCCACATTAAGGAAAACTTTGTTTTCACACTTCTCTGACAGTTGAACAATCCTATGGAAATGTACTAGAATGTCAAttcttaaatactgtatataaattggTAAAGTCAAAAGTACATTATCAGGATTATTATATTCATGTTCACTTTTTAGATTTCATTGACTAGAGCTGTAGCAAACATGATGCAACATTCATTCTAAGTTAGTATGGAATTTCCATGGACAGTCATCATTGTGTAATATGATAGAATGTCATGCATTTTGCACCCAGCACCCATGATCAGGCTTACCGTCAGACGCCCCCGAGAATAACGGACAGCCAAAAAGGTGTCATGGTTTTGATTACGAAGGTCAGCTGTGCACCCTGCCAGCTCTGTCCAGCGACCATCTTTACTATGGTCATAGATCAAGGATCCATTGTTAACCATGGCAGAAATGTAAGGAAATACACGCTgcagaataaaataaatttgaatcaAAGTTGTCTCTCCGATGCTCAAAATTCATACCCTAAATATTTTGAAATCAGTATGCATATAGAATTTCTACTTATATCGGACTGGTCCTGCAGTAAGCAAAACCCAGCATTAGCCTTCAAACAGAAGCTATTATCATTTACCTCAGTAGTTTCCTCATTGGGATAGGTATCCAGGAAAATGGCCAATCCATGGAATTTGTCTTTACTGCCAAATACAGGTCCTGAGggtaataaaacagaaaaataggAATAAGTCCATGTGTTCTTAAAGAGCTAAAATCAACCAATCTTCAAACAGAACACTGATCAATTTAAACATTTTACATTAAGTTATTTTGGAGTAGTTGGCTTATAAATATGTATAATGAACAAACAATTCTTGCTTGCTATCCAGAACAAATGTTACCCATGTAACAAAGTCATTCCAATGGAAGATTTTGGAGATTATCAGCTTCCATCAGTGGATATTTCTTATTTCATGGCAATAAGACCAGGTTATTTGTAGGATTGCTTTTCCCTGATTGTTTCTACTTTTCCCATTAGATCTGGAAGGAGAAGTATGTTGCAGTTAATTTAAAGAAAGTCATCTTGAGGGACCCACAAAGACGACCTTTTGGGTTACTGCCTCTACCTTACAGAAAAGTATCTCCGCTGAGATGAGAATGACTTTGACTCTTCCAGCCTTTCAGAAGGCACGTAAGGCACTGATATATTTCTGGGAAGGATGGTTAAAATGCTAGTTCTTTATGTGCCTATTGATTCAACTAAAGTATGTTCTGCCTGGCTGATTGCAATCTATTTACCTGTATTAAAAGTCCCAAACCCATGACAGTGGGATATATTACAAATTATAAGGCTGATCACAGTACCTGCAGTAAGGCGCTCCTGAGTGTACCATAGGGCAAAACCATCTCCGTGGAGATTCTTCTTCCCTGCCCCATGAATTTTAAAATTGACATGAAGTTCCCAATCCTTTAGAAAACAAGGCTAGAAGACAAAACAGAACAACCCCAAACAGCTTTTCAGGAAACCCAAGTTGGGAAGCATGCAGTCTGCAAATGACATCTAGGCAATATCCCTCAGTCTCACCCCATCCTTTCAATTTAGAAGTAACACTCACCACCCGGTTCCAGATAGAACCTTCCTTGCTGCGCTCATCAGGGGTCAGTCGAACATACTGACTAGTCAACATTGTACTCCCTTGGAAATCCCAGAGAGGCATTGAGCTGGAGCCAACCCC
This genomic interval carries:
- the LMAN2 gene encoding vesicular integral-membrane protein VIP36 translates to MVLSPLLFLPLLLAGTAPPGAAELTDGNNEHLKREHSLIKPYQGVGSSSMPLWDFQGSTMLTSQYVRLTPDERSKEGSIWNRVPCFLKDWELHVNFKIHGAGKKNLHGDGFALWYTQERLTAGPVFGSKDKFHGLAIFLDTYPNEETTERVFPYISAMVNNGSLIYDHSKDGRWTELAGCTADLRNQNHDTFLAVRYSRGRLTAMTDVEGKNEWKNCFDVAGVRLPTGYFFGASAGTGDLSDNHDIISMKLFQLMVDHSPEDENIDWTKIEPSVSLFKSPKDNVDDPTGNFRSGPLTGWKVFLLLLCSLLGIIVCAVVGAVVFQKRQERNKRFY